One genomic segment of Occultella kanbiaonis includes these proteins:
- a CDS encoding LLM class flavin-dependent oxidoreductase, which yields MAEIELGLDTFGDVTIGDDGQLLSHAEVIRNVVAEGVLADRVGVDFIGIGEHHRDDFAVSAPDVVLAAIASRTERIRLGSAVTVLSSDDPVRVFERFSTLDAISGGRAEVILGRGSFIESFPLFGYDLKDYDTLFEEKFDLFTHLLEEEPVTWSGTVRAALSEQLVYPPTASGRLRTWLGVGGSPQSVVRAAQYGIPLMLAIIGGAPERFAPYTDLYHRALAEFGREALPIGAHSPGHVAPTDAQARDEFFPHYAAGMARIGAERGWAPMTRERFEEEVGEDGALFVGSPETVAAKIVRAVRALGLSRFDLKYSAGTLPHDLAVRHIELYGREVIPAVRAALAQD from the coding sequence ATGGCAGAAATCGAGCTCGGTCTGGACACGTTCGGCGACGTCACGATCGGTGACGACGGGCAGTTGCTGAGCCACGCCGAGGTGATCCGGAACGTGGTCGCCGAAGGGGTGCTCGCCGATCGGGTGGGCGTCGACTTCATCGGCATCGGGGAGCACCACCGCGACGACTTCGCGGTCTCCGCCCCGGATGTGGTGCTCGCGGCGATCGCGTCCCGCACCGAGCGGATCCGGCTCGGGTCGGCGGTCACGGTGCTCAGCTCCGACGACCCGGTGCGCGTGTTCGAGCGGTTCTCCACCCTGGACGCGATCTCCGGCGGGCGCGCCGAGGTGATCCTCGGCCGCGGCTCGTTCATCGAGTCCTTCCCACTGTTCGGGTACGACCTGAAGGACTACGACACCCTCTTCGAGGAGAAGTTCGACCTGTTCACGCACCTTCTCGAGGAGGAGCCGGTCACCTGGAGCGGGACGGTCCGGGCCGCGCTCTCGGAACAGTTGGTGTATCCGCCGACGGCGTCCGGGCGCCTCCGTACCTGGCTGGGGGTCGGCGGTTCGCCCCAGTCCGTGGTGCGGGCCGCGCAGTACGGAATCCCGCTGATGCTCGCCATCATCGGCGGTGCGCCCGAGCGGTTCGCGCCCTACACCGACCTCTATCACCGAGCGCTCGCCGAGTTCGGTCGCGAGGCGCTGCCGATCGGCGCGCACTCGCCCGGCCACGTGGCACCCACCGACGCTCAGGCCCGGGACGAGTTCTTCCCGCACTACGCGGCCGGGATGGCTCGCATCGGCGCGGAGCGGGGCTGGGCGCCGATGACCCGGGAACGGTTCGAGGAGGAGGTCGGCGAGGACGGTGCCCTGTTCGTCGGCTCCCCGGAGACGGTCGCGGCGAAGATCGTGCGGGCCGTGCGGGCCCTCGGGCTGTCCCGGTTCGACCTCAAGTACAGCGCCGGCACCCTGCCGCACGACCTCGCCGTGCGGCACATCGAGCTCTACGGCCGCGAAGTCATCCCCGCGGTGCGCGCGGCGCTCGCGCAGGACTGA
- a CDS encoding phosphotransferase, giving the protein MLPSEMTRAIAAARSIATSCGLAADDAIVLHNSNKLSVRLLPCDVLVRVAPQAQQGAQFEIDLAQRLIGAGCPVRALEPRVEPRVHQLDGFVFTFWTYHEPVTEEIAPADYALALRRLHAGMRTVDVPTPHFTDRVEDARQLVADRARSPELRDPDRDLLGDTLSGLRNAIVDRGGDQLLHGEPHPGNLLATEHGPLFIDLETACRGPIEFDLAHAPDDVAEHYPDIDPVVLRQCRILMLAMITAWRWDRADQFPDGRRLGEEWLDQLRVSLARDGLG; this is encoded by the coding sequence ATGCTGCCATCCGAGATGACGCGTGCGATCGCCGCCGCCCGGTCGATCGCGACGTCCTGCGGTCTGGCGGCCGACGACGCGATCGTCCTGCACAACTCGAACAAGCTCTCGGTTCGGCTGCTGCCCTGCGACGTCCTCGTCCGGGTGGCACCGCAGGCGCAGCAGGGCGCGCAGTTCGAGATCGATCTGGCGCAGCGGCTCATCGGTGCCGGCTGCCCGGTGCGGGCTCTCGAGCCCCGGGTGGAGCCACGCGTCCACCAGCTCGACGGCTTCGTGTTCACGTTCTGGACGTACCACGAACCGGTGACGGAGGAGATCGCACCGGCCGACTACGCGCTGGCGCTGCGGCGGCTGCACGCCGGGATGCGTACCGTCGACGTTCCGACGCCTCACTTCACGGACCGGGTCGAGGACGCACGACAGCTCGTCGCGGACCGCGCCCGGTCACCGGAGCTGCGCGATCCGGATCGGGACCTGCTCGGCGACACCCTGAGCGGCCTGCGAAATGCGATCGTCGACCGTGGCGGCGACCAGTTGCTGCACGGAGAACCGCACCCCGGCAATCTGCTCGCCACGGAGCACGGGCCGTTGTTCATCGACCTCGAGACGGCGTGCCGAGGGCCGATCGAGTTCGACCTCGCCCACGCCCCGGACGACGTCGCCGAGCACTACCCGGACATCGACCCGGTCGTGCTGCGTCAGTGCCGGATCCTCATGCTGGCCATGATCACGGCATGGCGCTGGGACCGTGCCGACCAGTTCCCGGACGGCCGCCGGCTCGGCGAGGAGTGGCTCGACCAGCTGCGAGTGTCGCTGGCGCGGGACGGTCTCGGCTGA
- a CDS encoding nuclear transport factor 2 family protein, whose protein sequence is MSSAQALVRRHVDSFNAGDAGTLLSDFTSDASWVTGDYTVPGGELREFFRSAMASITPRLDLVRVVDGGSVVVAELTESWTHDGEAKQAALVAVFDLVEGRIARAKIYREGSADA, encoded by the coding sequence GTGAGTTCCGCGCAAGCCCTCGTCCGCCGTCACGTCGACTCCTTCAACGCCGGGGACGCCGGGACGCTGCTCAGCGACTTCACGTCCGACGCCAGCTGGGTCACCGGCGACTACACGGTGCCGGGCGGTGAGCTCCGGGAGTTCTTCCGGTCGGCGATGGCGTCGATCACGCCACGACTCGATCTCGTCCGAGTCGTCGACGGCGGCAGTGTGGTCGTGGCGGAGCTGACCGAGTCGTGGACCCACGACGGCGAGGCGAAGCAGGCTGCCCTGGTCGCGGTGTTCGACCTCGTCGAGGGCAGGATCGCCAGGGCGAAGATCTACCGCGAGGGCTCGGCGGACGCGTGA
- a CDS encoding DUF2087 domain-containing protein, producing the protein MTEHPDQADWRPILAALANPHARRLFAVIVLDESPDSAGLSPSKQRQASAMLARAGLVREAQGRLVEQPGVFGRVLAAAAEPRATGPERFLNERGEIDRYPYDATERRALLRLVADRALAVDEVVSEAQLNERLARFDPDTAGLRRAMVDEEILERTRSGSEYARAADPAG; encoded by the coding sequence GTGACGGAGCACCCCGACCAGGCGGACTGGCGGCCCATCCTGGCCGCGCTGGCGAACCCGCACGCGCGCCGCCTCTTCGCCGTGATCGTGCTGGACGAGTCCCCGGACTCCGCTGGCCTGAGTCCGTCGAAGCAGCGGCAGGCGAGCGCCATGCTGGCACGTGCGGGGCTGGTCCGGGAGGCGCAGGGACGGCTCGTCGAGCAGCCGGGAGTGTTCGGCCGAGTCCTGGCGGCGGCCGCCGAGCCTCGGGCCACCGGTCCCGAGCGGTTCCTGAACGAGCGCGGCGAGATCGACCGCTACCCCTACGACGCCACCGAGCGACGCGCGCTGCTCCGGCTGGTCGCGGACCGGGCGCTCGCCGTCGACGAGGTGGTGTCCGAAGCCCAGCTCAACGAGCGGCTCGCCAGGTTCGACCCGGACACCGCCGGGCTGCGGCGGGCCATGGTCGACGAGGAGATCCTGGAGCGCACCCGCTCCGGGTCGGAGTACGCCCGAGCTGCGGACCCGGCCGGGTGA